A window of the Lactobacillus gasseri ATCC 33323 = JCM 1131 genome harbors these coding sequences:
- the ymfI gene encoding elongation factor P 5-aminopentanone reductase, whose product MKRAIVFGATGGIGKAIAAHLAAKGWSLYIHFNHSSQEAEKMVAEFIDKYPNQEFFPLKLDFLAEDKVIKTTIASLLPISAAIFTQGITNYQFLGSQELTQIEKIMQINLLAPIKITSLLESQLLKRKHGRIIFIGSVYGGQASALESVYSASKGGLSSFAQGYAREVASAHLTVNVIAPGAVDTPMNAIFDAETLNEVKNEIPAGRLAKPRDIVFWVESLLDERSDYLTGQTIYVDGGWLV is encoded by the coding sequence ATGAAACGTGCAATAGTTTTTGGCGCAACAGGAGGAATTGGCAAGGCCATTGCAGCCCACCTTGCTGCAAAAGGTTGGTCTTTATACATCCACTTTAATCATAGCAGTCAAGAAGCTGAAAAAATGGTAGCAGAATTTATTGATAAGTATCCAAATCAAGAATTTTTTCCTTTAAAGTTAGATTTCTTGGCTGAAGATAAAGTAATTAAAACTACCATTGCAAGCCTTTTACCAATAAGTGCTGCTATTTTTACTCAAGGAATAACTAATTACCAATTCCTTGGTAGTCAAGAATTAACTCAAATAGAAAAAATTATGCAAATTAATTTATTAGCGCCAATAAAGATCACTTCTCTTTTAGAATCACAGCTTTTAAAAAGAAAACATGGACGTATCATCTTTATTGGTTCGGTATATGGTGGCCAAGCAAGTGCGTTAGAGAGCGTGTATAGTGCCAGCAAGGGTGGTTTATCTAGCTTTGCGCAAGGATATGCACGAGAAGTTGCATCAGCTCATTTAACAGTAAATGTAATTGCTCCTGGGGCAGTTGATACACCAATGAACGCAATTTTTGACGCAGAAACTTTAAACGAAGTAAAAAATGAAATTCCTGCCGGGAGATTAGCTAAACCTAGAGATATCGTCTTTTGGGTAGAAAGCTTACTTGATGAACGGTCAGATTATTTGACTGGTCAAACTATTTATGTTGATGGTGGCTGGCTTGTTTAA
- a CDS encoding M16 family metallopeptidase, translating into MKKLDVTTREYKSGFRAKVIRRPLFAQKFMGIIVDFGGSDPQKLCGGAHFLEHKLFTKKNGDISQRFEAVGASTNAFTTYNETMFYASFTEHWRQVLPLIFELVGTTHFTKSNVTKEAKIIAQELAMYQDDPNWQVNYELMQMMFPKTNLAEDLTGTKASLKKMTPEILQEIYDNNYISGRMEFVACGGFSENQTKEVLREVGKLESKYLISKKVAPKKLTLVSPQKQHNTIIESDLATSRVGIGIRLPDFEKVDLKNSTAQTIFEMMLQAKLGVTSPWFERMQKQGILNSPMELQVSYTTEGNFATIIGASNKPDLFLENIKSQLLEVPITKEAFVFQKKEALAQTIREFDDLSTVAIEEAEYGLENEDFNTAAYVIQSLSFSEFYTAIDNILAKSDIFTTILKGKEEAN; encoded by the coding sequence ATGAAAAAATTAGATGTAACTACCAGAGAATATAAGTCTGGATTTCGAGCAAAAGTAATTAGAAGGCCATTATTTGCACAAAAATTTATGGGAATCATTGTGGATTTTGGTGGAAGTGATCCTCAGAAATTGTGCGGTGGAGCTCATTTTTTGGAACATAAATTATTTACCAAAAAGAATGGAGACATATCGCAGCGCTTTGAGGCGGTTGGTGCTTCTACTAATGCGTTTACTACGTATAACGAAACGATGTTTTATGCCAGCTTTACTGAACATTGGCGACAAGTATTGCCACTGATTTTTGAATTGGTAGGGACGACACATTTTACTAAAAGCAATGTTACTAAAGAAGCCAAGATTATTGCTCAAGAATTAGCGATGTATCAGGACGATCCGAATTGGCAAGTAAATTATGAACTGATGCAGATGATGTTCCCTAAGACAAATTTGGCGGAGGATTTAACTGGTACCAAAGCTAGTTTAAAAAAGATGACGCCAGAAATTTTACAAGAAATTTATGACAATAATTATATTAGTGGTCGAATGGAATTCGTCGCATGTGGTGGATTTAGTGAAAATCAAACAAAAGAAGTTCTGCGTGAAGTAGGAAAACTTGAGAGCAAATATTTGATTTCTAAAAAAGTTGCACCCAAGAAATTAACTTTGGTGAGTCCACAAAAGCAGCATAATACTATTATTGAATCTGATTTGGCTACTTCACGTGTTGGTATAGGGATCAGACTGCCTGACTTTGAAAAAGTCGATCTAAAAAATAGTACAGCACAAACAATTTTTGAAATGATGCTTCAAGCTAAGTTGGGAGTAACCAGTCCCTGGTTTGAAAGAATGCAAAAACAAGGAATTTTAAATTCTCCAATGGAGCTTCAAGTTTCTTATACTACTGAAGGAAATTTCGCTACGATTATCGGTGCTTCAAATAAACCGGATTTATTTTTAGAAAATATCAAGAGTCAGCTTCTCGAAGTTCCAATAACAAAAGAGGCATTTGTATTTCAAAAGAAAGAGGCTTTAGCGCAGACAATCAGAGAATTTGATGATTTAAGCACAGTGGCAATTGAAGAAGCTGAATATGGCCTAGAAAATGAAGACTTCAATACTGCTGCTTACGTAATTCAATCCTTAAGTTTTAGTGAATTTTATACAGCAATTGATAATATTTTGGCTAAAAGTGATATATTTACTACAATTTTAAAAGGTAAAGAGGAAGCTAATTAA
- a CDS encoding helix-turn-helix domain-containing protein, which produces MADIGDKLRSARKAKGMSIEDVEKITKIQRRYLTAIENNDFDQLPGDFYVRAFIRQFADVVGLNGKELLADYKSEVPEAKPEEYVENSIDNKSEKIKETTNSRKGMWRSYLPQIATVVGVVLVILVVYIVYTRFFTGTNQQSANQAENVTVSSSRIKSSKSKTSSKKKSTPKAKTSEVKIVSLGNNSYRVSGMKNDRTLTLGTTKNEVWAQILVNGSSVWQGTLKASGKHSIQLPQNVNNVSVQMGNSVSTTLTLAGKKVNARNSTNPASPMTIRFTFTGQNSQSTNTQQSSSTSQSSTNNVNTQTQQNQNTQNRQGTQNTQNTQGQTNTNQNNGGQSNR; this is translated from the coding sequence ATGGCAGATATTGGAGATAAATTACGCAGTGCTCGTAAGGCAAAGGGCATGTCAATTGAAGATGTTGAAAAAATAACAAAGATCCAGCGTAGATATCTTACAGCAATTGAAAATAATGATTTTGATCAATTGCCAGGAGATTTTTATGTTAGAGCCTTTATTAGACAATTTGCCGATGTAGTTGGTCTTAATGGTAAAGAACTATTAGCGGACTATAAATCAGAGGTTCCTGAAGCAAAGCCTGAAGAATACGTTGAAAATTCCATCGACAATAAAAGTGAAAAAATTAAAGAAACTACAAATAGTCGTAAAGGGATGTGGCGTAGTTACTTGCCTCAGATTGCAACCGTAGTTGGTGTTGTTTTAGTAATTTTAGTAGTTTATATTGTTTATACTCGTTTCTTTACTGGAACTAATCAACAATCAGCAAATCAAGCTGAGAATGTAACTGTTTCTTCTTCTCGTATTAAATCTTCAAAATCTAAAACTTCATCAAAGAAGAAATCAACTCCAAAAGCTAAGACTTCAGAAGTTAAAATTGTTAGTTTAGGTAATAATAGTTATCGAGTTAGCGGAATGAAGAATGACCGTACTTTAACTTTAGGAACGACTAAGAATGAAGTTTGGGCACAAATTTTAGTTAATGGTTCTTCAGTTTGGCAAGGAACATTAAAGGCAAGTGGTAAGCATTCAATTCAATTACCGCAGAATGTAAATAATGTTTCTGTACAAATGGGTAATAGCGTTTCGACTACTTTAACTTTAGCTGGTAAGAAGGTGAATGCACGTAATTCGACTAATCCTGCTTCACCAATGACTATAAGATTTACTTTTACTGGACAAAATAGTCAAAGTACTAATACTCAGCAAAGTAGTTCTACTAGCCAAAGTTCTACTAATAATGTGAATACACAAACACAACAAAATCAAAATACGCAAAATAGACAAGGTACTCAAAACACTCAAAACACTCAAGGGCAAACGAATACCAATCAAAATAATGGAGGTCAAAGTAACCGTTAA
- a CDS encoding M16 family metallopeptidase yields the protein MTNIRIDHNLKFKTATLGCFLRLPLDKKTLALANILACMQSNASKSFPGINIQARTFSNLYNASLQIFPEVFGNQIVVFYTINFVEPREILDPDYNYQIVMDAFFKVVKEPLFDGQLLELAKRQLEQERKQYYELPANFALNGFFNTWYRNTPNYQDSVFGDEKTLKNVSLEEIKSFFNTLKNAPAFCLGQAQDPDSLTDLVQNRIDWPGYFDDFVVPTLSLSTIEDPIEKEVQFKSEQAQLLIGYGYDQSLPVYFKQFGGLFLGEYLAGDESSKLFTEVRKKLGAAYAIDATNYVNNSLFLISTGISKDKIAVASKAIKSGVGAVQAGKVDEDVFNKAKAALKRNYQISADRQDLILIQMLANALRGRDYTFEQRINDVKQFKMDKLIEFSQKLYFNESYCLK from the coding sequence ATGACGAATATTAGAATTGACCATAATTTAAAATTTAAAACAGCCACTTTAGGCTGTTTTTTGCGTTTGCCTTTAGATAAGAAAACATTAGCTTTGGCGAATATTTTAGCCTGTATGCAGAGTAATGCTAGTAAAAGTTTTCCAGGGATAAATATTCAGGCAAGGACTTTTTCTAATCTATATAATGCGAGTTTACAAATTTTTCCTGAAGTATTTGGAAATCAAATTGTAGTTTTTTACACTATAAATTTTGTTGAGCCTCGTGAAATTCTTGACCCAGATTATAATTATCAGATAGTAATGGATGCCTTTTTTAAGGTGGTAAAGGAACCACTTTTTGATGGTCAATTATTAGAGTTAGCCAAAAGACAGCTTGAACAGGAAAGAAAACAATATTATGAACTACCTGCAAACTTTGCTTTAAATGGCTTTTTCAATACTTGGTATCGAAATACTCCTAATTATCAAGATAGTGTTTTTGGCGATGAAAAAACATTAAAAAATGTTAGTTTAGAAGAAATTAAGTCATTCTTTAATACACTAAAAAATGCGCCTGCTTTTTGTTTGGGGCAAGCACAAGATCCTGACAGTTTAACTGATTTAGTTCAAAATCGAATTGATTGGCCTGGTTATTTTGACGATTTCGTTGTGCCAACCTTGTCTCTATCAACTATAGAAGATCCAATAGAAAAAGAAGTGCAATTTAAGAGTGAGCAGGCACAACTTTTGATTGGTTACGGCTATGATCAGTCGTTGCCGGTGTATTTCAAGCAATTTGGTGGTTTATTTTTAGGAGAATATCTTGCTGGGGATGAGTCATCTAAACTGTTTACTGAGGTTAGAAAAAAACTAGGAGCAGCGTATGCAATTGATGCAACTAATTATGTTAATAATTCGCTTTTTTTAATTAGTACAGGAATTTCTAAAGATAAAATTGCAGTCGCTTCTAAGGCAATTAAAAGTGGCGTAGGAGCAGTTCAAGCAGGAAAAGTAGATGAAGATGTCTTTAATAAAGCTAAAGCTGCTTTGAAGCGTAATTATCAAATAAGTGCTGATCGACAAGATTTAATTTTAATTCAAATGCTGGCAAATGCTTTAAGAGGTCGCGATTATACTTTTGAACAACGAATTAATGACGTTAAGCAATTTAAAATGGATAAGTTAATCGAGTTTAGTCAAAAATTGTACTTTAATGAAAGCTATTGTTTAAAATGA
- the pgsA gene encoding CDP-diacylglycerol--glycerol-3-phosphate 3-phosphatidyltransferase encodes MNLPNKLTMFRIFMIPVFMLVLIFNWPAGGATILGAHIYWSHVLAAVIFAVASITDFLDGHIARSRNLVTNFGKFADPLADKMLTMTAFVFLISLNLAPAWVVAIIVCRELAVTGLRLILAENKGQVLAAKMPGKIKTTTQMLSIIFLLLGDVYFIGTILLYICLIFTIYSGYDYFKQSGDVFKGEI; translated from the coding sequence ATGAATTTACCAAATAAATTAACTATGTTTAGAATTTTTATGATTCCAGTTTTTATGCTAGTTTTAATCTTTAACTGGCCTGCTGGTGGTGCAACTATTTTAGGTGCACATATTTACTGGTCTCATGTATTAGCTGCAGTGATTTTTGCAGTGGCATCAATAACTGACTTTTTAGATGGACATATCGCTCGTTCTAGAAATTTGGTTACCAATTTTGGAAAATTTGCTGACCCATTAGCAGATAAGATGCTAACAATGACTGCTTTTGTATTTTTAATTTCTTTAAATCTAGCTCCTGCATGGGTAGTGGCTATTATTGTTTGCCGCGAGTTAGCTGTTACTGGTTTGCGCTTGATTTTGGCTGAGAATAAAGGTCAAGTTTTAGCAGCTAAAATGCCAGGTAAGATTAAAACAACTACGCAAATGTTGTCTATTATTTTCCTATTGCTTGGTGATGTTTACTTCATCGGTACTATTTTATTGTATATTTGCTTAATCTTTACAATCTATTCAGGTTATGATTACTTTAAGCAAAGTGGCGATGTATTTAAAGGCGAAATTTAA